The window GTTTACAGTGCGACAAATACGGCGATGTGCAGCCTATGCACAAATGCCGGCGGTTTGTCTATGATCCGCTCAAACGCGTGCCGCCCAAGCCGTTGGTGCTGAAGCAAGAATACGAGCAAGACGAGTTTAAGATTGATTAAAGGGAGCGCAGTATGCCCATCAAAATCCCAGATAACCTGCCGGCGTGCAGCGTTTTAGAATCGGAAAATATCTTTGTTATGACAGACAAGCGGGCGGTGCAGCAAGATATTCGCCCGCTGAAAATATTGATTCTAAATCTTATGCCGACAAAAATTGCCACAGAAACGCAACTGCTGCGCTGCTTGTCTAACACGCCACTGCAAATCGAGCCGGAGTTTTTGATTACAGGCAGCTACAATCCGCGCAACACGTCGGCGGAGCATTTGGAAAGTTTTTATAAAACATTTGACCAAGTCAGAGACAGACGCTTTGACGGTGCGATTATTACAGGTGCGCCTATTGAGCTGTTGTCGTTTTCTGATGTAGCGTATTGGCGCGAATTGTGCGATATTCTTGACTGGTCGCAGGACAATGTATTCAGTTCATTGTTCATCTGCTGGGGGGCGCAAGCGGCATTGTATCACTACTACGGCATTGACAAAAAGACATTGCCCGCTAAAATATCGGGCGTATTTGAACATACTATGACGCAACCGAGCGTTCCGCTATTCCACGGCTTTGACGATGTATTTTATGCACCGCACAGTCGATATACGGATGTAGAAATATCTGACGTTGCGCAGCGGAAAGAGCTAAAAGTGTTGTCAACAAGCCAAGAGGCGGGCCTTTACATTGCCGCGCGGCGTGACGGACGGCAAATTTTTGTGACAGGCCACCCCGAGTACGACGTGCTGACACTTGATAGCGAGTATAAGCGCGACATTGACAAAGGCCTTGACATCGCACCGCCGTGCCATTACTATCCCAACAACGACCCCACTTGCCCGCCGGCAATGAACTGGCGCAGCCATGCCAATTTGCTGTATACAAACTGGCTGAATTACTATGTGTATCAGAGCGTGCCGTATGATTTGCAGGGTGGTTTTTCGGGGTGATGCTTGTTTTTGTGTGTTTGCAGAAACTTTATATTTTGTAGAGGTAAAAATGAACCCCAAAAATCTTAATGACATACAACAATCATTTACCACACAATCGCAAAACTATGAAGCATTCAATAAGTCTTTTTCAAAGCTGGAATTTTTAGATTACACCGTGCAAAACATAGGGCTTTCAAAAAAGGATTGTGTGTTAGATGCTGCTGCCGGCACTTGTATAGTCGGTCGCTCTATTGCACCATTCGTGAAATCTGTTGTTTGCCTTGACGCAACCCCTGCCATGCTTGATGTTGGTAGGGAAGAAGCTACAAAAAGTGGGATTGCAAACATACAATTTATCAATGGATATGTTGAAGAAATTCCTTTTGACAATCAATATTTTGACATTGTAGTCACACGATTGTCTTTTCATTATTTCACAGAAATGGAAAAGCCCTTTTCGGAACTGCACCGCGTATTAAAGCACGGTGGACAACTCGTAATAATTGATATGGAAGCAACAGACGAAACATTGCGAAATATTCAAGATGAAATTGAAACTATGCGTGACCCATCGCACATAAAAAATCGTAGTCAAGACGAGTTTTTAGCTTTATATAAAAAACACGATTATACCGTTACTAAGCAGGAAGCGACTAGAATTCCAGTAGCTTTATCTGAATGGTTATCAAATACCGATACGCCAAATGATGTCGGGCAAGAAATTGAAAATATGCTGAACGCTGAATTACAAAATGGAAATCTCACAGGTTTTCGTCCGTACTCGCAAGATGGTCAAATCTTTTTTGAGCAAAGATGGGTGCTGTTTATAGGGCAAAAGGGGTAAGGGGTAGATTTATTAGGTGGTGTACATTTGCGCCGTCTGCATGGACGGTAGTTTTTATATTTTCCGCATTTGTGGTTAAAATCCGAATGCGGATTTTTTATAAATTATTTTTGAAAAAAGGCTTGACACGATAACCGTTATCTACTTTATAATCCATAGTGAGATTAGGAAAGGAACGCTAAACGCATGGAACTTCAAACTGTCAGTCAAGTTTCAAAAACATTCGGTATTTCGGCACAAATGCTACGGTATTATGAGCGGAGCGAATTGATACAAAGCCTACGAAAAGATGATTATGCCTACCGCGTCTATGACGATGAAAACATAAAACGGTTGCAACAAATCGTAATTCTGCGAAAATTGCAAATACCAATGAAACAAATCAAAGACATTTTGAACAATCAAGATGCGGCAGAAGTGATTGCGATTTTCAGCCAAAATATCAGCGAGCTTGACGAGCAAATCACGGCTATATCCACCGTTAGAGCGATTTTATCGAAATTTGTGGATGAACTGCAAGCAAAAGCCGATGTAAAACTTGACCTGTTAAGCGACAACTCCATGATTTTACTTGTAAACGCCCTTTCTTTTTCCGAAAATAAAATCAAGGAGAAACTGTCAATGGACGAGTTAAGCAAGGCAAGCGAAGTGTTAGAAAAGGCAAACGAGAAAAAGCCTGCGTTAATTCTTTTTCAATCGCGCATGGACGAATTTCAATTCTTGGGTGTTGAGCAAGTTGTTACACCCGACTCAGATTTTGGAATGGTGTGGGATACATATTTCAAAACAGCCGAAAAAGCGGGGCAGACCGCCCCGTACAGCCACATTGTTTGGCACTACAAAAACAACGAGCAGGTTTACTTCGTTGGCAATATAGTCAGCAATGCGAAGGAAGTTCCCGATGGATATTCGGCAGTAAAGTTCCCTGCGTGTGAGTATTTGGTCGTTACTCACGAATGGTTGCCCGATGGTGCGGATATGTACACAAATGGGATTGTGCTAACACAAAACTATTGCGGGATTGGACAAACGCATTCCCCACGCGAGGGTGTGCAAATGCCGGAGGGATATGTGAGGTTCGATGACCCCGATAGTCCCATTACGCAAATTGAGATAGAGAGTAAATCCAAAGACGGCAACCGCTTTGAGCGTTGGGTGCCGATTAAGAAAGTTAGTTAATAAATATACCACCGCGTAAGCGGTCTAGTAATAAAATCAAATAAATGTTATATTAGTCCAGAGAGGAAAATAAAATGTCGGAACAAAAAAACTAACCATCGAGGAAGAAATTAAAGCTAACCTAACCGGAGAAGTGTTAGAAAACGCACTTGGCTTTGCAAAATATATGGCGAAAACATCTGACGTTGTAGAAGCAAAAGGTGGAGAGCCCGAGAATGGAAAACCCGGATGTATCACTTGGGCGAGCGTATATGTTTTCTTATTGCCGTCCTAAGCCATAATGAGGTACATATTTTTTTCGGGCATCAAAGCATCGTTTGTACCAGCGATTTCGATAATTTTCCAATAAGCGATGAGTTAAAGGAATTCGTTTGGTCAAATCTTAGTGTATGTGGATATTGCGGTGAAGAACTACCTGACGGAATGACAATACAATCGAATGCCTGCCGTCAAGGCGATAATATCATTTTTGAAAAGAAATTTGACAACCTTTGTAATTGCCCAATTTGTTTTCACAATCCAGGCGCCGAAACATATGAAAAAATTAAAGAACTTGTGGAAGCGTGGAAGTATTGCATCGCTGAATTGAAAAAATAATTTTCGCAGTATAAGCACAATCGACCACGCCGATGGCGTTTCAAGCAATAGCGAAATTTTATATTTTATGAAACAAGGAGAAAATCTAATGGAAAACAAAAAATTTACATTTGAATGTAATGGCAATAAGCTAACACGGGAAAGTTTTGAAGTAGTGAAATTCGCGCCTTACCGATTTATCGGCAAAACTGTATACGCACGAGCATTTATTAAAACAGGTTCAGCAGAAGTATTTAAGAGTTTGTGGGAGCATAGCGAATGGATTTTTAGTGCATTAGACGAATTAAAAGAATATGCTACCGATGA is drawn from Oscillospiraceae bacterium and contains these coding sequences:
- the metA gene encoding homoserine O-succinyltransferase, which produces MPIKIPDNLPACSVLESENIFVMTDKRAVQQDIRPLKILILNLMPTKIATETQLLRCLSNTPLQIEPEFLITGSYNPRNTSAEHLESFYKTFDQVRDRRFDGAIITGAPIELLSFSDVAYWRELCDILDWSQDNVFSSLFICWGAQAALYHYYGIDKKTLPAKISGVFEHTMTQPSVPLFHGFDDVFYAPHSRYTDVEISDVAQRKELKVLSTSQEAGLYIAARRDGRQIFVTGHPEYDVLTLDSEYKRDIDKGLDIAPPCHYYPNNDPTCPPAMNWRSHANLLYTNWLNYYVYQSVPYDLQGGFSG
- a CDS encoding methyltransferase domain-containing protein, with the translated sequence MNPKNLNDIQQSFTTQSQNYEAFNKSFSKLEFLDYTVQNIGLSKKDCVLDAAAGTCIVGRSIAPFVKSVVCLDATPAMLDVGREEATKSGIANIQFINGYVEEIPFDNQYFDIVVTRLSFHYFTEMEKPFSELHRVLKHGGQLVIIDMEATDETLRNIQDEIETMRDPSHIKNRSQDEFLALYKKHDYTVTKQEATRIPVALSEWLSNTDTPNDVGQEIENMLNAELQNGNLTGFRPYSQDGQIFFEQRWVLFIGQKG
- a CDS encoding MerR family transcriptional regulator; translated protein: MELQTVSQVSKTFGISAQMLRYYERSELIQSLRKDDYAYRVYDDENIKRLQQIVILRKLQIPMKQIKDILNNQDAAEVIAIFSQNISELDEQITAISTVRAILSKFVDELQAKADVKLDLLSDNSMILLVNALSFSENKIKEKLSMDELSKASEVLEKANEKKPALILFQSRMDEFQFLGVEQVVTPDSDFGMVWDTYFKTAEKAGQTAPYSHIVWHYKNNEQVYFVGNIVSNAKEVPDGYSAVKFPACEYLVVTHEWLPDGADMYTNGIVLTQNYCGIGQTHSPREGVQMPEGYVRFDDPDSPITQIEIESKSKDGNRFERWVPIKKVS